In Primulina eburnea isolate SZY01 chromosome 3, ASM2296580v1, whole genome shotgun sequence, one DNA window encodes the following:
- the LOC140827381 gene encoding pectinesterase inhibitor-like → MALSLVYLATISLALTFLCICKADLSGKICSQVSNPSLCKRTLTSDPRSRGADLRVLGEIVIVKSIPATAVVKNVSKKYRKGSAIDVSRADECIELAGVSGDALIECKSLIKSRDRFNISTLGVRASAAMADLETCNDDYGPKEPPEIKRATGMAKDLIEVLVVIASYL, encoded by the coding sequence ATGGCACTTTCCCTCGTTTATTTGGCCACCATTTCACTAGCATTAACTTTTTTATGCATTTGCAAAGCCGATTTATCTGGAAAAATCTGTTCTCAAGTCAGTAATCCATCTCTATGCAAACGAACATTGACATCTGACCCTCGTTCTCGCGGAGCAGATCTTCGGGTTTTAGGGGAAATCGTCATCGTTAAGTCGATACCTGCCACAGCAGTAGTTAAAAACGTCTCAAAAAAGTATAGGAAAGGCAGCGCTATTGATGTTAGTAGAGCCGATGAGTGCATCGAACTTGCCGGAGTTTCGGGTGATGCCTTGATAGAGTGCAAGAGTTTGATAAAATCTCGTGACAGATTTAACATTTCAACTCTTGGAGTTAGAGCATCCGCTGCAATGGCGGATCTTGAGACCTGCAACGATGATTATGGGCCGAAGGAGCCGCCGGAGATTAAACGTGCTACCGGCATGGCCAAAGATCTGATCGAGGTCCTTGTTGTTATAGCATCTTATTTGTAA